GGAGCGGGAGAATCCCCAGATCCTCAACGCCAGCCGCAAACGGCGCATCGCCGCAGGCTGCGGCTTGCAGGTGGTGGATGTGAACCGGCTGCTGAAGTCCTTCGAGATGCTCCAGCAGCTCACCAAGTCCATGAGCAAGGGACGCTTCCGGGGGATCCCCGGCATGGGCGGAATGCCCGGTATGGGTGGCCGTGGAAAAATGCAGGGCTTCGGGCGTAAGAAGCGGCTGAAGTGACCGGCGCAAAGACCGTAAATAAGTGCAGGAGCATTTATCAAATACAATTCTATTTTACATTATTGGAGGAAAAACATCATGGTTAAGATCAGACTGAGAAGAATGGGCGCTAAGAAGGCTCCTTACTATCGTGTGGTAGTGGCGGATTCCCGCTATCCCCGTGACGGCCGTTTCATCGAGGAGATCGGCACCTACAACCCCTGCGTGTCTCCCGCTGAGATCAAGATCGACGCTGACCGGGCCCGTGAGTGGATCAAGACCGGTGCTCAGCCCACTGAGACCGTTCGTGCTCTGCTGAAGAAAGTCGACGTTCAGTAAAGCGGAGGCAGAGGCATGAAGGAGCTGCTGCTCTACATCGCCAGAAGCCTTGTTCAGCATCCCGATCAGGTCACTGTGACGGAGGTAGAAACCGGCGATGAGCTGACGCTGGAGCTGCGTGTGGCCCCGGAGGATATGGGCCGGGTCATCGGCCGTCAGGGCCGCATCGCCAAGGAGATCCGTACCCTGATCCGCTCCTACGCACAGCGCACCGGCGTGAAGGCTTCGGTGGATATTGTAGACTAAAGGGAAGGCACATCCCGTCAAATCGTGTAAAACTCCCCCTGCGCCATATGGCGCAGGGGGAGTTTTGGTATGAGGTTTGGATGAGATCATTCCGAAAGGCATCCCCCATTCTGCCGGGGCAGCGGAATGGGGGATGGTCATAGGTCGGGATAGCTGTGCAGGAAAACTGCTTTACAGCAGCTCTGCCAGCTCGTCTACCAGCTCACCAAACAGGGCCAGAGCGCTGTTGACGGGCTCCGGAGAACTCATATCCACGCCGGCGATCTTCAGCAGGCTGATGGGGTCGGTGCTGCAGCCGCCGGAGAGGAACTTCTTATAGTCCGCCACGGCGGGAGCGCCCTCCTTGAGGATGCGGTTGGCGATGGCAACGGCGGCGGAGAAACCGGTGGCGTACTGGAACACATAGTAGTTATAGAAGAAGTGGGGGATTCTGGCCCACTCCAGAGCGATCTGGTCATCGGAGATCATATCCGGGCCGAAGTAGAGCTTATTGAGTTCATGATACTTCCTGCACAGGGCGTCCGCCGTCAGGGCCTCGCCGTTTTCGGCCATCTTGCCCATGGCCAGTTCGAACTCAGCGAACATGGTCTGGCGGTACACGGTACCCTTGAACTGATCCAGGAAGTGGTTGATGAGATAGGCACGCTGCTTCTTGTCGGTGGTCTTGCTCAGCAGGTGGCGCATCAGCAGTACCTCGTTGCAGGTGGAGGCCACCTCGGCTACGAAGATGACATAGTCGCTGGTGCTGATGGGCTGATACTTGCAGCTGTGGTAGCTGTGCAGGGCGTGGCCCATTTCGTGGGCCAGCGTGAACTGGCAGTCCAGATTGTTCTTGTGGTTCAGCAGCACATAGGGGTGGGGACGGCTGATGCCGGAGGAATAGGCGCCGCCACGCTTGCCCACGTTCTCGTAGACGTCGATCCAGCGGTTGTTGAAGCCCTCCTTCAGCAGAGCCACATAGTCATCGCCCAGCACATGGAGGGCCTCCAGCACGGTCTCCTTGGCCTGCTCATAGGTGATCTCCTTGTCGGCGTCCGCCACAATGGGGGTATAGACGTCGTACATATGCAGCTCGTCCACGCCCATGACCTTTTTTCGCAGGGCCACATAGCGGTACATCTTATCCAGATTGCCGTGGACTGCCTCAATGAGGTTCAGATACACCGGCACCGGCACCTCGGTGGCGTCCAGAGATGCCTGAAGGGTGCTGTCGTAGTGGCGGGCGTTGGCGAAGAAGCACAGCTGCTTGAACTGGCCGTCCAGCGTGGCGGCCACGGTGTTCTTATACTGGCCCAGCGCCTTGTAGTAGGTCTCGAAGGCACGGCGGCGCAGTTCCCGGTCGGGGCTCATCAGCATGGGGACGAAGGTGGCGTCCGTCAGCTGATGGGCATTGCCGGCCTCGTCCACCACGTCAGGATAGACCATATCGGCGTTGCGGAACACGCTGGCTACGTTCTCGGAGGCGTTGGCCATCTCGCCGGCGGAGGCCAGCAGCTTCTCCTCGGCAGGGGAGAGGATATGGGCCTTGCGGCGGCGGATCTGATACAGGCTGCGGCGGTAGGTCTCCAGCTCCGGCTGGGCGGTGTAGAACAGATTCAGGGTATCCTCCGGGATCTCCATGATCTCCGGGGTGGCGAAGGCGGCGGCGCTGGAGATGGTCACCAGCGTGCTCATGGCTTTGCCGCGCATATCCTGATAGAAACTGTTGCCGGTGTCCTCGTCGCCCTTGCAGCTGGCGTAGCCATACAGGCGGCTCAACCGCTCCTCCACCTGATCCTGGAGCCGGAACCATGCCAGCAGGTCCTCGGCACTGCGGCCCAGCGTGCCACGGAAGGCGGCGATCTGCTTCGGGAGGGCCTTCAGGGCTTCGTATTCTTCATTCCAAGCCTGATCGCTTTCATACAGGTCCTTCAGGTTCCATGTGTATTCCTCCGGAACCTCACTGCGCTGGGGGATGATCTGGTTTGCCATATCTGATTCCTCCTATGATAAAGATACGTTAGAGACATTATACCATAAGTTTCCGAAAAGGGAAGTCCCCAGTTTCACGGCGGTGGCATAGAATGGGATGAGCCGCTTGGCTCACACATGACCTGTGAGGAGGAAGGACTCTTGTACACAGAAATCACCAACGCTGCGGCGGAGAATAAGTGCCCGGAGGGGAAGGGGCAGCTGCCGGGACGGTGCGCCGCTATGGCGTTTCCCTTTGTGGCTATGCAGGGGCAGGACCCCAAGCGCTACGATCAGCGGGAGGCCTTGCAGCAGGGGACGCTGTTCCCCGGACTGGACCTGCCGTTTCATAAGGAGCTGAAAAGCCGGTTCCCGGCGGCCAACACGGCGCTGTCAGAGCTGATGGCACTGGATTTCGCCATCGACGAGCTGGGGCTGTATCTGGTGACCCATGCCGAGGATCAGGAGGTGCTGGCCCTCTACTGGGAATATATCCGGTTGGCGCAGGAGGGGAGAGCCCGCTATGAGGCGCAGTACGGCCCCTTGACCCAGACCACCGTTACCGAGGGCGGCTACCGGTGGCTCAAGGACCCGTGGCCCTGGGATGAAGGAGGTTCGGACTGATGTTTGTCTATGAGAAGAAGCTGCAATACCCGGTACGCATCGCCAACCCCAATCCCAAACTGGCGGCCTTCATCATCAGCCAGTACGGCGGGCCGGACGGAGAGCTGGGAGCCTCCCTGCGGTATCTCAGCCAGCGCTACACCATGCCATACCCGGAGCTGAAGGCGCTGCTGACGGATATTGGTGTGGAGGAGCTGGGGCATCTGGAGATGGTGGGAACCATCGTTCACCAGCTGACCAGGAACATGACGGAGCAGGAGGTAAAGGACGCCGGCTATGAAGCGTACTTCGTGGATCACACCGCCGGGGTCTATCCCACTGCCGCCTCCGGCTTCCCGTGGAACGCCGCCTCCATGGCGGTGAAGGGGGACCTGATTGCAGATCTGACAGAGGACCTTGCAGCAGAGCAGAAGGCCCGTGTGACCTATGACAACATCCTGCGGTTGTCGGATGACCCCGACGTCAACGATGTCATCAAGTTCCTGCGGGCCCGTGAGATCGTCCATTTCCAGCGCTTCGGCGAGGGGCTGCGGCTGGCAAAGGAGAAGATGGATCAGAAGAATCTCTACTTCGTCAACCCCTCCTTCGATCAGTAGGAGAACTGCAAAAAATGTCCGGCCCTATGGCCGGACATTTTTTATGGCTGCAATTATTTTGCCAGAATTTTCTTCAGCTTGGCGAAGCGGGGGAGAGAGTCCACCTTGGGCAGATCCGGCTCACCCTGAATCAGAGGCAGGGCGTACTCGATGAACTGGTGGTTTACGCCGTTGCCCTCGGCATTGATCCACTCACGGGGGATTTTCTTCTCCACATTGGCCACCTCCATCAGAGGGATCAGCTTGGTTTTGCAGGCATAGCGGCCGTCCCGGACGCCGCGCTCAAAACCGATCATGCGGCCGTTGATGCCGTTGACGGCGTTTTCCACGGCGGCCTTGCCCGCCATAAAGGACTCCTCGATATCCGTCTCGGAGGCCAGATGTGCGCCGCAGCGCTGCAGCAGATTCAGCTCGATGCCACGGACCTTGGCGCCGGTCTCCTCCTTCAGCACCTGCGCCAGAATGGCGGCCAGACCGCCCAGCTGAGCATGGCCGAAGCCGTCATTGGCGGCTACCTTGGCCTCGGAGACGAAGCCGCCGTCCTCATAGTGGATGCCCTCGGAGACGGCGATGATGCAGCTGCCCTTTTCAGCATAGACCCGCTTCACGTCCTCGATGAACTTGGGCATACTGAAATCCGTTTCCGGCAGATAAATGAGGTCGGGACCTGCGCCGTACTCCGACGCCAGCGCCGCAGAGGCGGCCAGCCAGCCGGCGTGGCGGCCCATGATCTCCATGACCACGATCATGCCGGTGTCATAGACATGGGCGTCGTGATAGACCTCCATCATGGACGTGGCGATGTACTTGGCCGCCGAGGCGTAGCCGGGGCAGTGGTCGGTACCGAAGAGGTCGTTATCGATGGTCTTGGGTACGCCCATGACCCGGCACTCGTAGCCCACGGATTGCATATAGGTGTTGATTTTGTTGCAGGTATCCATGGAGTCGTTGCCGCCGTTATAGAAGAAGTAGCGGACGTTATGCTTCTTGAACACCTCCAGGATCCGGCGATAGTCGGTATCGTCCTTTTCCGGGTCTGCGATCTTATAGCGGCAAGAGCCCAGAGCAGAGGAGGGAGTGTATTTCAGCAGCCGCAGCTCCTCCGGGTCCTCCAGCCCCATGTCGAACAGACGGTCATTCAGCACGCCCTTGATGCCGTGCTCGGCGCCCAGCACCTGCGTGATGCAGGGGGACTTCAGCGCCGTGTCGATGACACCGTAGGCACTGGCGTTGATGACCGATGTAGGCCCGCCGGACTGTCCGATGATGCAGGCACCCTTTAATTCTTTCATGATCTATACCTCCACAGAAGAATTTTTAATCAAGCTCTATCAGTTTAGCACGGAAATGCCATAAAGTAAATGACTGGGGGTTGCAAAAAAGAAAAAGTGTGATACAATAAGCCATGGATATATTATTCCAATCATTCCGTACAAGTCAAGAACTATTTTGCTAAAGGAGCGATTTTTATGCCACTGGTCACTTCCAAGGAAATGTTTGAAAAGGCCTATAACGGCGGCTACGCCATCGGCGCTTTCAACGTCAACAACATGGAGATCGTACAGGGCATCACCGAGGCCTGCCAGGAGGAGCACGCCCCCGTGATCCTTCAGGTCAGCAAGGGCGCCCGTGCCTATGCCAACCACACTTATCTGGTGAAGCTGGTGGAGGCCGCTGTGGAGTGCTGCCCCGATATCCCCATCGTGCTGCATCTGGACCACGGTCCCGACTTCGAGACCTGCAAGAGCTGCATCGACGGCGGCTTTACCTCTGTGATGATCGACGCATCCTCCAAGCCCTTTGCCGAGAACATCGAGATCACCAAGCGTGTGGTGGAGTATGCCCACGACCACGGCGTGGTGGTGGAGGCCGAGCTTGGTACGCTGGCCGGCATTGAGGATGAGGTGAAGGTGGCCGCTCATGAGGCATCCTATACCCGTCCGGAGGAGGTGGAGGAGTTCGTGTCCAAGACCGGCTGCGACTCTCTGGCCATCGCCATCGGTACCAGCCACGGCGCCTATAAGTTCAAGCCTGAGCAGTGTACCCGCAACGAGCAGGGCATTCTGGTGCCGCCTCCCCTGCGGTTCGACGTGCTGAAGGAGGTCTCCCGCCGTCTGCCCGGCTTCCCCATCGTGCTGCACGGCTCTTCCTCCGTGCCGCAGGAGTACGTGAAGATGATCAACGACCACGGCGGCCGGATGCCCAATGCCATCGGTGTGCCGGAGGAGCAGCTGCGTGAGGCGGCCAAGCTGTCCGTGTGCAAGATCAATATCGACTCTGATCTGCGGCTGGCTATGACCGGCACCATCCGTCAGTTCATGGAGGAGCATCCCGACAAGTTCGACCCCCGTGAGTATCTGAAGCCCGCCCGTGCCAACATCAAGGAGCTGGTGCGCCACAAGCTGGTGGACGTGCTGGGCTGCGCCGGCAAGGCTTGATAGCGTCTATTGACTCATAAAAAATTCCCGGAGAACGAAGGCTCTCCGGGAATTTTTTGTGTCTCGCTGCCGACGGGGAGTGTGGGGGACGGAAAAGCTCATCGGCAAACTGAAGGACTTCATCGCCAAGGTGAAGGCGTACTTCGATGGGCTGACCACCAACACCAAGGCGGAGGCGGCGCTCTTGAAGGAGATGCGGGACGGCGGACTGCACTATCTGGAGCGCATTGTGGAAGCCTATGACAAGGCGGCCACGGCAGCGGTGGAGAGCTATCAGGGAGCGGAGACCCGGAGCGAGGGCGGCGAAACCCAGTACATGGCAAGGGGCAAGTATTGGCGGCCGCAGCTGAAACGAGCGGAGTGGGAGCTGCTGGAACGGCGGATGAACGACGAGATCAAAAGCGGGGAAAACTTTCTTGACGAGGCAACCAAGTGGGTGTATGCTGATGAAAAAGGCGTACAGGTGTTCGCCTTGTACGGCATTGGCGATGGCACCGAAGCCACTCCGCTGTATGCAGTGGGCGGCAAACAAGCTGTTAAAGAAGCTAAGAATATTAATGTTTATATGGAGGGCTCGAACAATGACGGAAGCACAGTCGATTTTAAAAGGTGGCTTGAAGTACATCAGCATTCCCGAATGGGTCAGGGCGGCAGTGTTCTGCAAAGTGGCCGGGGAGGACGAAACGGCGATGAAAATGGCAGAATTCATAGCGGACAACATGAACGCAACGCCGGAAGAGCTTCTGGACGAAGCTCGGAGAATCAGCGGGGAGTAAAGGATCAGTTCTCTATCCGGGAGATCAAGGGCGAGGACGGGAGGAATTACGGCAAGGGTGTCTATCTGGATTCCACGCTGCTGGAGGGGCTGACGGACGCAGAGCGCAAGGAGATGATGCGTGAGCGGGTGAAGGAGTTGGGGGGCCAGACCATCACGGCCTATGACCCCAACGGGGAAGCGGTGGATATCCGCATCGCAGCTCCCAGCGAGAAGTTCCGCAACCGGAATGGGCGGAAGGTTGCCGCTACAAAAGATATTGCTGTAAAGGGGAACGCTGTAAAGATTAAGCAGGAAACCGTCGTTTTGGCGGATGAGGTGATCCGAACTTCCCAGTATAAGGAAAGTAAACCTGCTTCTTACCCCCATGGGTGGTTGGACAACAACGGGAAGAACGCATGGGACAAGCGAATTACATATTTACAGGATAAAAATAACACCGTATGGGAGGCGACGCTTCACATCGCAACATCCACAAACGGTGTAAAATACCTGTATGATATCAGCCCAATAAAAAAAGTGGGGCGGGCCAGAGAATTGGCCACATCCACCACTGGAGATATTGTAGCACAGGGCCAGACGGAAAGTCAAGCACAAATTCGCAGCTCGCCGCTTTCCGACCGGGACGTGCTGCGGATCGCCGCCCAAATGGCGAAAAACTCCGAGTCCATGCTGGACATAAAAAAGAACCATCCCGCTTCTTCGCTCTTCCGGGCTTACAATAGCGTCCCGGCAGCTTCTGCGGAATGGTTATATTGGCAGTATAACCTATGCTGGGCAGAATGTCAACATCAAGGGCTTGCCTTTTTCCTCCGTGGTTCGGTTAATCGGTTTTCAGTCAATTTCTTTTCCATCGAGGTCATAACAGCAAGTCTCTCCTTTTTTCGTACTATTCAGGTATGCTGCGTCGATATCGAAATCAAGACCGATTTCACGGCGCATATCTGGCGAACACGCATCCTGAAGTACACTAAGAGCCTCAGTATAGCCGATCAATTCCCCGGATTCAACATCATTTCTGTGCTCTTTTTGACTGAGTTCCTGTGCATATTCTTTGATAAGTGCAACAGCATCTTTGATGATATCAGCAGGATTCATTCGGACAGCACTCCTTTGGAACATTTTTTCTCTATGCCGTGTAGGGAGGCGGCGACTCTGCCTGACTGTACCTGCGTCAGAACAATGAATTTCAATCCATGCGCCCCGTGAGGGGGTGCGGCTAAGTATACCATGTATATCTTGAATTATCAACTATGATTTCAATCCATGCACCCCGTGAGGGGGCGCGGCGGCAAAAATGCACAATAACAGATGAACATTTTTGACAAAACAGGCAGGTTCGGCGCAGAACACAACAAACAGCGCTCCGTGACGCAGAGGGAGCATAAGAAAAGTTTCCTATTACGAACCATAAGATTCGATGTCCGTCAACGCTTTTTGCACAAAAAGACCATGGAGAAGAAGCTGTGCTTCTCCTCCATGGGATACTCTTATTCTATTTCGTATATGGCTCACACACCGGTCATAACGGTCATGACCTCGAATTCCTCGGCGTTGAGGGTCTTTTTCATGGCCAGTCCCTCATCGATATCCACGTTGACGATCTGGTCATCCCGGACGCATATGACCCGGTTGGTCATGCCCTCGGCCAGCACCCGCACCGCCTCGTAGCCCATGCGGGTGGCCAGCACACGATCCTTGGCGGTGGGACTGCCGCCCCGCTGGATGTGGCCCAGAATGGTGACACGGGGGTCAAGCCCCAGATGCTCTTTGATCTCCTTGCCCACATCCATGGCGCTGGCGGCACCCTCGGCCACCACGATCATGAAGTTGGTTTTGCCCCCCAACCGGGCTGCGCGGATCTTCTCGGCCACGTGCTTTTCAAAGTCATACTGATGCTCCGGTACCAGCACAGCGGTGGCCCCCACGGCTACGCCCACATACAGAGCCAGATACCCGGCGTGACGGCCCATGACCTCCACCACGGAGCAGCGTTCGTGGGACTGCATGGTGTCCCGCAGACGGTCAATGCACTCCACGGCGGTATTGGCGGCGGTATCGAAGCCGATGGTATAGTCGGTGCAGACGATGTCGTTGTCGATGGTACCCGGCACACCCACCACGGACACGCCGAATCTGGACAGATCCTGCGCCCCCCGGAAGGTGCCGTCGCCGCCGATGGCCACGATGCCGTCCAGCCCCAGCAGCTTGCAGGTGTTGGCGGCCTTCTTCTGTCCCTCTGGCGTGCGGAACTCGTCGCTGCGGGCGGTGTAGAGAATGGTGCCGCCCCGGTTGATGATGCGGCTGACGCTGCCGGAATTCATGGGACAGATATCCCCGGCGATAAGGCCCGCCCAGCCCCGGCGGATGCCCACGCACTCGATGCTGTTCTTCATTGCCGTCCGCACCACCGCACGGATGGCGGCGTTCATGCCGGGAGCGTCGCCGCCGCTGGTCAGCACGCCGATGCGTTTCACTGCACTTTCCATATTCGGATACCCCTTTTCTCAGCCGAAGCTTAAATGTTCCAAACGTTACATACATGATACCACGGTCGGAGGAGATTTTCAAGCGCTTTTTCCTGATTTTGCCGCCGGGTGTCTATTTTTGACTGTCCTTTTTCGGCAGGCTGTGGTATACTGATAAAAAACAAAAGGGGAGGGGACAGGATGCATCCACAATTTGCAGAGCTGACGCCCCGTTGGTTCAAGCGGGCCTTTGTCTATACCGGCAGCATCGGAGACTTCCGCTACCGCTTTGACATGGGGAAGGAAAAGGGCATACTGCACACGGCGGTTTATTCCGTGTACTGCTACGAGGTGGCGCAGGACAGGCAGGAGAGAGATTTCCCATGGGACGAGGCCGGTGTGGAGGAGCTGAAGCAGTGGCTTCAGGCGAAATACGATCAGTTTTCCGCCGGGAAAGGTCTGGCGGACTGAGAGAGCATAAAGAGGACAGGGCGCAGCCCTGTCCTCTTTTGTTCAGAGGGTGTCCTTGCCGTCCGCAGATGATGCTGAGGGTCACTCGCTTACAGGTCGACCTTCTCGTATCGGGCGGCGGCACCCCGGAAGATCAGGGGCCAGCTGCCGCACCAGATCACCAGTCCCGCCGCCAGCAGCGGCAGCTGACAGGCCAGGTCATAGCCGTTGAAGCGGCTCAGTGCCGGGAAGTGGACGGCGGCCTCCATGATGATCGCCGCCACCGCCATGACGATACACGCCTTCACGAAGGATACGCCCACCTTGTAGGCCGTCCGGTAGAAGGACAGCAGGAACACGGCGTTGAACACGGCGAACAGCATCAGTCCGCAGGCGAACAGCGTCACATTGGCATTGAGGCCCACGGGATTGTCCCCGATACCCAGCTTCGCCCGCAGCAGGGCGAAGGGGACGGCGATGACCAGCGCCAGCAGCTCGATGAGCCCCACGAACAGGCAGTTGGCCTTGACGGTGTCCCGCTTTCGGATGGGCAGCAAGGCGGAGTAGTACACGTCCTTCTGCTCCCGCCCGTTGAGGAAGGAGAAGAACAGCCCCAGCATCACATAGAACCACATGACGGTATAAGGGTAGGCCGGAATCAGCAGCATGGCTCCGAACAGGCAGAATACCAGCGTCATAGGCTGGCACACCAGCCGCAGCTGCTTATATAATAGCGTTTTCATCCAAGGGCCTCCTCTCCACGGAAACGATGATGTCCTCCAGCGTCAGCTCCTGTCCCGGCTGGCGGAGGTAGTCGTAGTGCTGCCGGAAGTCCGCCAGCGTGCCGGTGTGCTGGATGGTGCCGTCCTTGATGAAGGTGATGTGGCTGGCGCATTTCTCCAGATCCGAGGTGATGTGGGTGGAGAACAGCACACTGCGCTGCCCGTCGGCGGCAATGCGCCGCAGCAGCTCCGTCAGCTCGTCACGGGATACCGGGTCCAGCCCACTGGTGGGCTCATCCAGGATCAGCAGCCGGGCATCGTGGCTCAGGGCCAGAGCGATCATGTACTTTACCCTCATGCCGGTAGACAGCTGATCCACCCGCTTCTCCTGGTCAATGCCGAACAGATTCAGGTAGTGACGGTACTTCTCCTCCTGCCAGTTGCCGTAGAACCGGCGGGTCACGTCGCTGAGGAGCCGTACCTTCTTCTTGGGATAGAAGTCGATGCCGCCCAGCACCACGCCGATGCGCTCTTTAATAGATTGTTCCTCCTCCCGGAAGGACTTGCCCAGCACCGTTACCTCCCCGGCATCCGGGTGTACCAGCCCCAGAAGAGCCTTCAGCGTGGTGGATTTGCCCGCTCCGTTGCGTCCGATGAAGCCCATGACGGCTCCCTCCGGCACGGAAAAGCTCACGTTCTCCAGCGAAAAGGCCGGATAGCGCTTACACAGCCCCTTGACCGCCAGTGCGTTCATTCCTCCGCCTCCTCGTCTCCCGGCAGCTGCTGAAACACCCGCCGCAGCAGGGGATTCAGCTTATCCGCCGTCTGTAGGGCGATGCCCTTTTTGGTGTCTGCCAGCAGCACCAGCGTGTCCCCCGGCTCCAGGCCGAACATGGCCCGTGCCTCCTTGGGGATGACGATCTGGCCCTTGGGGCCGATTTTTACCGAGGACATATAGTACCGGTCGTCCTTCTTTCCCACTGCAATCCCTCCTAATATGAAAAGTATAACTTTTCTTACTTTTACTCCAATATATCACCGCGGGCATCGCTTGTCAATCCCACGTTCACAAAAACTTCGGTTTACACCGGCAGGAAAACGTGGTACACTAAATTGATATAAGCTCTATATAGATCATTCGAGGAAACATCCATGCTGAAAAGTGTGAAAAATACCATATTAGATATTATCCGTCAAGCAGATCTTCTACTGCTGGCCCTGTGTACCG
The genomic region above belongs to Vescimonas coprocola and contains:
- a CDS encoding ABC-2 transporter permease encodes the protein MKTLLYKQLRLVCQPMTLVFCLFGAMLLIPAYPYTVMWFYVMLGLFFSFLNGREQKDVYYSALLPIRKRDTVKANCLFVGLIELLALVIAVPFALLRAKLGIGDNPVGLNANVTLFACGLMLFAVFNAVFLLSFYRTAYKVGVSFVKACIVMAVAAIIMEAAVHFPALSRFNGYDLACQLPLLAAGLVIWCGSWPLIFRGAAARYEKVDL
- a CDS encoding ABC transporter ATP-binding protein; amino-acid sequence: MNALAVKGLCKRYPAFSLENVSFSVPEGAVMGFIGRNGAGKSTTLKALLGLVHPDAGEVTVLGKSFREEEQSIKERIGVVLGGIDFYPKKKVRLLSDVTRRFYGNWQEEKYRHYLNLFGIDQEKRVDQLSTGMRVKYMIALALSHDARLLILDEPTSGLDPVSRDELTELLRRIAADGQRSVLFSTHITSDLEKCASHITFIKDGTIQHTGTLADFRQHYDYLRQPGQELTLEDIIVSVERRPLDENAII
- a CDS encoding 6-phosphofructokinase; translation: MKELKGACIIGQSGGPTSVINASAYGVIDTALKSPCITQVLGAEHGIKGVLNDRLFDMGLEDPEELRLLKYTPSSALGSCRYKIADPEKDDTDYRRILEVFKKHNVRYFFYNGGNDSMDTCNKINTYMQSVGYECRVMGVPKTIDNDLFGTDHCPGYASAAKYIATSMMEVYHDAHVYDTGMIVVMEIMGRHAGWLAASAALASEYGAGPDLIYLPETDFSMPKFIEDVKRVYAEKGSCIIAVSEGIHYEDGGFVSEAKVAANDGFGHAQLGGLAAILAQVLKEETGAKVRGIELNLLQRCGAHLASETDIEESFMAGKAAVENAVNGINGRMIGFERGVRDGRYACKTKLIPLMEVANVEKKIPREWINAEGNGVNHQFIEYALPLIQGEPDLPKVDSLPRFAKLKKILAK
- the fba gene encoding class II fructose-1,6-bisphosphate aldolase, whose translation is MPLVTSKEMFEKAYNGGYAIGAFNVNNMEIVQGITEACQEEHAPVILQVSKGARAYANHTYLVKLVEAAVECCPDIPIVLHLDHGPDFETCKSCIDGGFTSVMIDASSKPFAENIEITKRVVEYAHDHGVVVEAELGTLAGIEDEVKVAAHEASYTRPEEVEEFVSKTGCDSLAIAIGTSHGAYKFKPEQCTRNEQGILVPPPLRFDVLKEVSRRLPGFPIVLHGSSSVPQEYVKMINDHGGRMPNAIGVPEEQLREAAKLSVCKINIDSDLRLAMTGTIRQFMEEHPDKFDPREYLKPARANIKELVRHKLVDVLGCAGKA
- the pfkA gene encoding 6-phosphofructokinase, whose translation is MESAVKRIGVLTSGGDAPGMNAAIRAVVRTAMKNSIECVGIRRGWAGLIAGDICPMNSGSVSRIINRGGTILYTARSDEFRTPEGQKKAANTCKLLGLDGIVAIGGDGTFRGAQDLSRFGVSVVGVPGTIDNDIVCTDYTIGFDTAANTAVECIDRLRDTMQSHERCSVVEVMGRHAGYLALYVGVAVGATAVLVPEHQYDFEKHVAEKIRAARLGGKTNFMIVVAEGAASAMDVGKEIKEHLGLDPRVTILGHIQRGGSPTAKDRVLATRMGYEAVRVLAEGMTNRVICVRDDQIVNVDIDEGLAMKKTLNAEEFEVMTVMTGV
- the pepF gene encoding oligoendopeptidase F, producing MANQIIPQRSEVPEEYTWNLKDLYESDQAWNEEYEALKALPKQIAAFRGTLGRSAEDLLAWFRLQDQVEERLSRLYGYASCKGDEDTGNSFYQDMRGKAMSTLVTISSAAAFATPEIMEIPEDTLNLFYTAQPELETYRRSLYQIRRRKAHILSPAEEKLLASAGEMANASENVASVFRNADMVYPDVVDEAGNAHQLTDATFVPMLMSPDRELRRRAFETYYKALGQYKNTVAATLDGQFKQLCFFANARHYDSTLQASLDATEVPVPVYLNLIEAVHGNLDKMYRYVALRKKVMGVDELHMYDVYTPIVADADKEITYEQAKETVLEALHVLGDDYVALLKEGFNNRWIDVYENVGKRGGAYSSGISRPHPYVLLNHKNNLDCQFTLAHEMGHALHSYHSCKYQPISTSDYVIFVAEVASTCNEVLLMRHLLSKTTDKKQRAYLINHFLDQFKGTVYRQTMFAEFELAMGKMAENGEALTADALCRKYHELNKLYFGPDMISDDQIALEWARIPHFFYNYYVFQYATGFSAAVAIANRILKEGAPAVADYKKFLSGGCSTDPISLLKIAGVDMSSPEPVNSALALFGELVDELAELL
- the rpsP gene encoding 30S ribosomal protein S16; its protein translation is MVKIRLRRMGAKKAPYYRVVVADSRYPRDGRFIEEIGTYNPCVSPAEIKIDADRAREWIKTGAQPTETVRALLKKVDVQ
- a CDS encoding KH domain-containing protein; translated protein: MKELLLYIARSLVQHPDQVTVTEVETGDELTLELRVAPEDMGRVIGRQGRIAKEIRTLIRSYAQRTGVKASVDIVD
- a CDS encoding spore coat protein CotJB, which produces MYTEITNAAAENKCPEGKGQLPGRCAAMAFPFVAMQGQDPKRYDQREALQQGTLFPGLDLPFHKELKSRFPAANTALSELMALDFAIDELGLYLVTHAEDQEVLALYWEYIRLAQEGRARYEAQYGPLTQTTVTEGGYRWLKDPWPWDEGGSD
- a CDS encoding AbrB/MazE/SpoVT family DNA-binding domain-containing protein; translation: MGKKDDRYYMSSVKIGPKGQIVIPKEARAMFGLEPGDTLVLLADTKKGIALQTADKLNPLLRRVFQQLPGDEEAEE
- a CDS encoding manganese catalase family protein is translated as MFVYEKKLQYPVRIANPNPKLAAFIISQYGGPDGELGASLRYLSQRYTMPYPELKALLTDIGVEELGHLEMVGTIVHQLTRNMTEQEVKDAGYEAYFVDHTAGVYPTAASGFPWNAASMAVKGDLIADLTEDLAAEQKARVTYDNILRLSDDPDVNDVIKFLRAREIVHFQRFGEGLRLAKEKMDQKNLYFVNPSFDQ